The stretch of DNA CGGACTGGCTCGAAAAGAGCGGCACCGGTTTCCCGTTTCACCCCATGCACGGCGGCATGAGGCACCTGAAACAGGCCGGCATCTGAACATTCGAAAGACCGTTCGTCAACTTGGCGGGTACTTTTCCGGCGGTTGCCAGGGAAGCGACTGACGGATATTGCCAGAAAATTCCCACAGGAGTACAAATGTACTCCATGAAGAATCTAACGCCCCGCCGTACCGCCATCCTGACCTTTATCCGCGACCGTATCGCGCAGCAAGGCCAGTCCCCCAGCCTCGCCGAGATCGCCGAGGCGTTCGGCTTTGCCTCCCGCAGCGTGGCGCGCAAGCATGTGCTGGCGCTGACCGAGGGCGGCTTTATCGAGGTCAACCCGAACCAGGCGCGCGGCATCCGCCTGCTCAATCAACCGGCGCGGCCGGAGCTGTTGGATATTCCGGTGCTCGGCCGGGTGGCCGCCGGTTTGCCCATTGGCGCCGATGCCGAAGTGCACAACCGTCTATTGCTCGACCCGGGCATGTTCGCGAAAACCC from Pseudomonas sp. NC02 encodes:
- the lexA gene encoding transcriptional repressor LexA; amino-acid sequence: MYSMKNLTPRRTAILTFIRDRIAQQGQSPSLAEIAEAFGFASRSVARKHVLALTEGGFIEVNPNQARGIRLLNQPARPELLDIPVLGRVAAGLPIGADAEVHNRLLLDPGMFAKTPDYLLRVQGDSMIEDGILDGDLVGVRRSAEALNGQIVVARLDGEVTIKRFEHVGERVRLLPRNPAYQPIVVRPDQDLAIEGVFCGLVRQG